One stretch of Orcinus orca chromosome 15, mOrcOrc1.1, whole genome shotgun sequence DNA includes these proteins:
- the LOC125961296 gene encoding heterogeneous nuclear ribonucleoprotein A1-like, giving the protein MTDRGSGKKRGFAFVTFDDHDSVDKIVIQKYHTVNSHNCEVRKALSKQEMASASSSQRGRSGSGNFGGGRGGGFGGNGSFGHGGNFSGRGGFVGSPGSGGYGGNGDGYNGFGNDGSNFGGGGSYNDSGSYNNQSSNFGPMKGGNFGGRSSGPYGGGGQYFAKP; this is encoded by the coding sequence ATGACTGATCGAGGCAGTGGCAAAAAGAGAGGCTTTGCTTTCGTAACCTTTGATGACCATGACTCTGTAGACAAGATTGTCATTCAGAAATACCACACTGTGAATAGCCACAACTGTGAAGTAAGGAAAGCCCTATCTAAGCAAGAGATGGCTAGTGCCTCATCCAGCCAAAGAGGTCGAAGTGGTTCTGGAAACTTTGGTGGTGGTCGTGGAGGTGGTTTTGGTGGGAATGGCAGCTTTGGTCATGGAGGAAACTTCAGTGGTCGAGGTGGCTTTGTTGGCAGCCCTGGTAGCGGTGGATATGGTGGCAATGGGGATGGCTATAATGGGTTTGGTAATGACGGAAGCAATTTTGGAGGTGGTGGAAGCTACAATGATTCTGGCAGTTACAACAATCAATCTTCAAATTTTGGACCCAtgaaaggaggaaactttggagGCAGAAGTTCTGGCCCCTATGGTGGTGGAGGCCAATACTTTGCCAAACCCTGA